CGCCTTCTCCGTCATCGGTAGCCGACTGCGCCGGTCAGGCGGCGAGGTGGAAGGGCTCGAGACCCGAGAGCGTCAGGCTGGCCGGCGCGTCCGGGACGCAGCGCGGCGCGACGCCCTCGACCGCCGCCCGGATCGCCGCGATATGCGCGGGCGTGGTGCCGCAGCAGCCGCCGACGATGTTGACCAGCCCGTCCCGCGCCCAGGCGCCGAGGAAAGCGGCGGTCTGTTCCGGCGTCTCGTCGTAGCCGCCGAAGGCGTTCGGGAGGCCGGCGTTGGGATGGACACTGATCCGCGCCGCAGCGACGCTCGACAGGTCCGCGATGAAAGGCGCCAGCTGCTCGGCGCCGAGGGCGCAGTTCAGGCCGATGGCAAACGGCCGGATATGCTGGACCGACGTCCAGAAGGCTTCCACGGTCTGCCCCGACAGGGTGCGTCCGGAGCGGTCGGTGATCGTGCCCGAAACGATGACCGGCAAACGGAATCCGAGCGCCTCGAAGGAATCCTCGACGGCGAACAGGGCGGCCTTGGCGTTGAGCGTGTCGAAGACCGTCTCGACCAGGACGATATCGGCGCCGCCGGCGACGACCGCATCGGCATTCTCGCGGTAGATCGCGACCAGTTCGTCGAAGGTCACGTTGCGGTAGCCCGGATCGTTGACGTCCGGCGAGATGGAGGCCGTCCGGTTGGTCGGGCCGAGCACGCCGGCGACAAAAACCCGGCGCGCCGGATCCGCCGCGCTCGCCGCGTCCGCTGCGTCCCGCGCGATCCGGGTGCCGGCGCGGGCGATCTCCGCCGCGTGATAGGCCAGGCCGTAGTCGGCCTGTGAAATGGCGTTCGCGTTGAAGGTGTTGGCCTTCAGGATATCGGCGCCGGCCGCCAGGTTGGCGTCGTGAATGCCGCGCACGATGTCCGGCCGCGTCAGGTTCAGGAGATCGTTGTCGCCCTGCAGGGGCCGGTCGTGGCGCGCGAAGGCGTCGCCCCGGAAATCTTCTTCCGTCGGCCCCGCCGCCTGGATCATCGTACCCATGGCGCTGTCCATGACCAGGATGCGTTCGGCGGCGAGCGCCTCCAGCGCGGCGGCGGCAGGGCGGAAGGACGTGTCGGTCTTGCGCTTCACGGTCAGGCGGCCTCTTCCAGCGGGGCACGAACGCTCAGACGCCGGCAGATCGCCGCCGTCAGCGCCGGCCGGTTCAGGGTGTAGAAATGAAACGCTTCGATGCCTTCGGCCTGGAGCCGCTGGCACAATTCCGTCGCCTGCGCCGCCGCGACCATCGACCGGGTCTCGGGATCGTCGTCCAGGCCGCGGTAAAGCTCCGCGAGCCAGGCCGGGACCGTCGCGCCGCAGGCCCCGGCAAAACGGACCGCCCGGGCAAAATTTGTGATTGGCAGGATGCCCGGTACGATCGGCGCTTCGATGCCGGCCGCACGCGCCCGGTCCCGGAAGCGCAGGAAGGTCGCCGGCTCAAAGAAGAACTGGGTGATCGCACAGGCTGCGCCGGCGTCAAGCTTGCGCTTGAGATTGTCGAGATCGGCCTCCGGCGATGTCGAGTCCGGATGGCATTCCGGATAGGCCGCCACCGCAATGTCGAAATCCGCGACTCGGCGCAGGCCGGCGACCAGGGCGGCGGCATTCTCATAGCCGCCCGGATGCGGCGCATACCGGACCGCGTCCCTCGGCGGGTCGCCGCGCAGGGCGACGAGATGGCGGATGCCCGCCTCCCACCATCCTTTTGCGATGGCGTCGACGTCTTCGCGCACCGCGCCGACGCAGGTCAGATGCGCCGCCGGCTCGAGGCCGGTATCCCGCCTGATGGCGCGCACGATCCGGTCGGTCCGGGCGCGGGTCGAGCCGCCGGCGCCGTAGGTGACCGAAACGAAACGCGGTCCGAACGGCGCCAGGGCCTCGACGGTGCGCCACAGCGCGGCCTCGTCCCGTTCCGTGGCCGGCGGGAAGAATTCGAAGCTCAGCTTGAGCGGCGGATTCACGAAACCGCCCTCCCCTCGGCATCCGCCTCCGGTTCGGGCGCCGCATCGTTGGCAGGGCGGGCGGCGGACCAGATGGCGACCGTCAGCGGATCGCCGTCCAGCAGCACGGGCTCCTCCGGCGACAGGCTGGCGGCGCGGAACCAGCGC
The genomic region above belongs to Rhodospirillaceae bacterium and contains:
- the metF gene encoding methylenetetrahydrofolate reductase [NAD(P)H]; the encoded protein is MNPPLKLSFEFFPPATERDEAALWRTVEALAPFGPRFVSVTYGAGGSTRARTDRIVRAIRRDTGLEPAAHLTCVGAVREDVDAIAKGWWEAGIRHLVALRGDPPRDAVRYAPHPGGYENAAALVAGLRRVADFDIAVAAYPECHPDSTSPEADLDNLKRKLDAGAACAITQFFFEPATFLRFRDRARAAGIEAPIVPGILPITNFARAVRFAGACGATVPAWLAELYRGLDDDPETRSMVAAAQATELCQRLQAEGIEAFHFYTLNRPALTAAICRRLSVRAPLEEAA
- a CDS encoding homocysteine S-methyltransferase family protein; its protein translation is MKRKTDTSFRPAAAALEALAAERILVMDSAMGTMIQAAGPTEEDFRGDAFARHDRPLQGDNDLLNLTRPDIVRGIHDANLAAGADILKANTFNANAISQADYGLAYHAAEIARAGTRIARDAADAASAADPARRVFVAGVLGPTNRTASISPDVNDPGYRNVTFDELVAIYRENADAVVAGGADIVLVETVFDTLNAKAALFAVEDSFEALGFRLPVIVSGTITDRSGRTLSGQTVEAFWTSVQHIRPFAIGLNCALGAEQLAPFIADLSSVAAARISVHPNAGLPNAFGGYDETPEQTAAFLGAWARDGLVNIVGGCCGTTPAHIAAIRAAVEGVAPRCVPDAPASLTLSGLEPFHLAA